One stretch of Chiroxiphia lanceolata isolate bChiLan1 chromosome 1, bChiLan1.pri, whole genome shotgun sequence DNA includes these proteins:
- the OPRK1 gene encoding LOW QUALITY PROTEIN: kappa-type opioid receptor (The sequence of the model RefSeq protein was modified relative to this genomic sequence to represent the inferred CDS: inserted 2 bases in 1 codon), protein MDAPVQIFREELDSTCSPGPCRPPSTSSSWLLGWADYDSNATGALGDDQHNHTSVSPAIPIIITAVYSVVFVVGLVGNSLVMFVIVRYTKMKTATNIYIFNLAMADALVTTTMPFQSTEYLMNSWPFGDVLCKIVISIDYYNMFTSIFTLTMMSVDRYIAVCHPVKALDFRTPLKAKIINICIWLLSSSVGISAIVLGGTKVREDTASTECSLQFPDKDYMWWDLFMKICVFVFAFVIPVLIIIVCYSLMILRLKSVRLLSGSREKDRNLRRITRLVLVVVAVFIICWTPIHIFVLVEALGDVSHSTAAVSSXYFCIALGYTNSSLNPILYAFLDENFKRCFKDFCFPLKMKMDRQSTSRVRNTVQDSAYMREACGTNKPV, encoded by the exons ATGGATGCCCCTGTACAGATTTTCCGTGAAGAACTGGACTCCACCTGCTCCCCGGGGCCCTGTCGaccccccagcaccagcagcagctggctccTCGGCTGGGCAGACTATGACAGCAATGCCACTGGGGCCCTTGGAGATGACCAGCACAACCACACCAGCGTCTCCCCCGCCATTCCCATCATCATCACCGCTGTCTACTCGGTGGTCTTCGTTGTTGGATTGGTGGGAAACTCCCTGGTCATGTTTGTCATCGTAAG GTACACAAAGATGAAGACAGCAACCAACATCTATATTTTCAACCTGGCTATGGCAGATGCTCTAGTTACCACAACTATGCCTTTCCAAAGCACCGAGTACCTGATGAACTCTTGGCCCTTTGGTGATGTGCTGTGTAAAATAGTAATCTCTATTGACTATTATAACATGTTTACCAGCATATTCACACTGACCATGATGAGTGTTGATCGATACATTGCCGTGTGTCACCCTGTGAAGGCTCTGGACTTCCGTACACCTCTCAAAGCAAAGATAATCAACATCTGTATCTGGCTCTTGTCCTCATCTGTTGGTATATCTGCAATAGTTCTCGGAGGTACCAAAGTCAGAGAAG ATACTGCTAGCACAGAATGCTCCTTGCAATTTCCAGACAAAGATTACATGTGGTGGGACCTCTTCATGAAAATCTGTGTCTTTGTCTTTGCATTTGTTATTCCAGTTCTCATTATAATTGTTTGCTATAGTCTGATGATTCTGCGTCTTAAAAGCGTACGACTCCTCTCGGGGTCTCGAGAAAAAGATCGAAACCTGCGTCGCATCACCAGGTTGGTTCTTGTGGTTGTGGCAGTTTTTATTATCTGTTGGACTCCTATTCACATTTTTGTACTGGTTGAAGCACTAGGGGATGTGTCCCACAGTACTGCTGCTGTATCCAG TTACTTCTGTATTGCTTTGGGTTACACCAACAGCAGCCTCAATCCAATCCTTTACGCATTTTTGGATGAAAACTTCAAGAGATGTTTCAAGGACTTCTGCTTCCCCCTTAAGATGAAGATGGACAGGCAGAGCACCAGCAGAGTTAGAAACACTGTGCAGGACTCAGCTTATATGAGGGAAGCATGTGGGACAAACAAACCCGTATGA